The region CTAGCAACCACAATATCATTATCTCTCCAttggttgttgtgtttcagcAGCCTTTTCAGTGCATGTTATTATTCCCCTTTGGCCCTTCGCTCCCTCTGCCTCCTTACAACAGAAACTCAGCTGCCACATGTGTCAGTCAAGAGGAAAATCCATCCCCCTTTTCTCTTTCACAGCTGAGGTTTCCCgtggaaacacacaaacatgcacacacactgttCCACAGATGAGGGCAGGTGCGTGGCAAGTTTTGGGACTGTATGCAAACTCTGTGTGCGTCATGGAATAGACACTTTCATCATGAATGTGAATAAAATTGGAGAACAGCAGGTAAACAAATAATCATGGGTGCAGTGTGGGTCCCTCCCAGAGGAAATACGTGGCCCTATAACCTTTATTCTCACAAGCGTCAGATGTTTTGCAGTCCAACTCTCTTCTCCTGCTCTCCATAACCTCACTGACACTAGTGAGTCCGTAGGCACTCTAATTCCCTTCATTCTGAGGTTGACAGCTTCCCACCTTAACTCGCAGAGTGCCGCTTTTGTGGAGGTGCCACAGCTGGACGAACTCCTCCGGCATGGCGTGGAACCACTTACCGGGCAGGATGTTGTCATAGTAATGGTGGCTGATGGGCTGCCCGTCCAGTGCGATGGAGAACGGCCAAAAGCCGTAAACTGTCACCTCGTCGCACATCCCCAGGGCCAGGCTGACCAGGAAGAGGCCCGTAGAGAGGCGCTTGGCATGAACGCCGCGCGCTTTCCAGAATTTGCCTACGTTGCGCAGGAAGTCGGGGTTGGCGAAGAGCATGGTGAGGTTGGAGGAGGAGTCTGTGACGGCGTAGTACGCCCGGAGCGATGGGTCGGTGCCGGGCTTCATGGAGAACGCTGGCATGTAGACGAAGCTGGAGCCGTATGCCTTCAAATAATCCAAGAAAGCTTTTCTAGACCAGAGAAGACCTTGGAATCTGAAGAACAGGGAGAGTTGCTctaaatcagtgtttctcaattccggtcctcaggcccccctgccgtgcatgttttaggtgtttcccttctgccacacacctggattgaatatgtgggtgattaacaggcttctgcagcacttgatggtcatgcaatcatttgaatcagctgctctggagtagaggtacatctaaaacaggggtcaccaaactcggtcctcgagggccggcatttagttctctccctggtggcaccaacaaccttttcagcatgtcaatgttcttcttaggccttctaacgagccatcatctgatggcgttaaaccaaggagagaactaaaacatgcaggaggccggccctcgaggaacgagtttggggacccctgatctaaaacatgcagagcaggggggcctgaggactggaattgagaagcgctgctGTAAATGCATCAGTGCAGGACGTACGATTAACAGCCTGGAGCAAGTGAGGCGATGCgtaatttaacacaaaatagttttattttgactgagaatgaaataaaatcctgtgtttatatttaatcaagcctttaaattattaaaaacctAATCTAGTcaccatttaataaaaaatagattttttttttttagtggctGGCCTACAACTACTAATCCAAGAGCTCATGAAAAGAAAACCTAGAATAATATCTACAGTACTGCAGATCTGTTCATGATGTCAGTCAAACTTGTGATGGTCAGGAGTTGCTTTGACACTTCAGTACCTGAAGAACGTAATCTAATTCATGAAGCTCTGATTTGTCTCTGTAGAATTAAATCCTAAAAGAGAATGTCTGGCCGTCGGTTCATCAGCGTAAGCTCAAGCGCAGTCAGACTGATGAGCAAACCGCTTTACCTTTTCTCAATGATGCTTGGGTTGGCAGTGACCAGGTGGGTTTTGTTTCCCACGTCCTCCAAATATTCCTTTGTAAGTGGTGGAAGGTTGCACCTAGAAGAGTAAAAGGCCCATAATgagaattattttaatgtaatccAACATAAAGACACAGATTTATTCATATAAGTTAAGAAACTAAACGTAATATGGGCTTCACTTTGTAAGATGTTTGtaagcttatatatatatatatttatttaaaaagcttttttctaaaaaaaaaaaaaagcattatttcTAGAAATCTCTTCTTCCACAAATTGAcccaaaatgtttcagtaacTTTGCTAGGCTTGTGTGTGGCAAATGTAACAtgttcataaaaatatgaatttaagcccgttgcatgttattgtttacatctggaaatttACATAACAGGATAGCCACGCCGCCGTGGTAGAACAATTCTGTTAATTAAACATGGagatgtaggtattattaatttagtgttGAGCAGcacagcaaaaggaaaaaaatgcagaaataccACTGAATAACATCTAAAAATCACTCGTATTCTTtcattcctctctctctgtgtcacCTACATGATACACAGATCAGTAGCCATAGCAACTGAAACACAACAGTTTCATGTGTAGAGCAGGGGGCTGGAGGTCGGGACCTTTCGCACGTTGCACCCCGTTTCAACATGTCTATGTCTGGTCTGTTTCTTAAAAAGCAGTGCTGGTTGATGCGCTTGGTTGTGAAATTAGAGTAAGTGACCTTATTGGTTTCATGATAATTCTCTACGCATAGGTTCAGTGAATTAAAACCCCTCACTAGGTTAAAGGGACTGATTGTTGGGTGGTACCTTTTTAAGCATCAATTAATTCCCAAAACATTATGATCAGATATCAGAAAGTAGCCCTGAAACTGCAGGGCCCCAGGCTGCCACTCCTGTAAGTCTATAGGGTACAGTGTGGCTCAGAAAGAACCTGAAGAATGTGATGCACACTTGACTAATTACAGCTTCACTGTCTAGCACTGCTGACTTCGTGCTTCCTGCTCCAGGAAGctacaaaacaacataaatttgCATCTACTATTGAGCTGTAAAAGTTATTCACAGCTGGCAGTGAGTGAAAGGTCGGGTGCGTCTTGGAAACGCCACACGCTATTCAAGCTGTGAAAGAGACGTGAGCTCTCCTAGGTACTGAGGATTTTCCTTTGTTCCACTTTCTTTGCATCTCTCCATCCATACTGGGCATTCAAATGTGCATTTTGTGCGaaatttttgtgacattttcatcCAAAAATCAAACCCACATGATTGAAAATATTGCAGGTCTCACGCAAACCAAAGGAAAGCTCTGAATAGTTCCATGCTTTAAGCTacttctgtttatgttttaggTTTTGTGCTTAATTTCCATTTGTCCATTTGGAAATCTGAATCAAATTCAGTTACACAAAGTACATTTATGAATCTTGTGCATTGCATAGATTCACTACACGCAGAACAGACAgatttcaaatgtttgattttgttctaTTACCCAAGACcaataaacaaaagaataaacttCAAACAAGCATCACAGTAAAGTGTTATAATGAGGAGTGTCTGGTCTGACTCCAAAAAGTGAGTGAAAAAATAACTATCAACACTAGCAACTTGCAAAACGCTTTAAATAGCTTGATGATAAGGTTATCAACTTGGATCAGCTTAATGAAGAAGTACGGTTTTAGTGATGGCAGTGCTTTAAATTGACCTTCTGTATAATTCAGGTAATTCAGGATTTATACttgtttatagttttatttgtgGCAGCTACATGTCTCAAATTATAATGCAACAATTAATAAACAGACCAAGATAACCTAAATAGAAAATTAAGTTTATAAATTACGACTTGTTTTGTCGTGGAAACTAAAGCCATCAAAACAACCTGGGAAAAAATAGCCGCACCTCTTGTTAAATCATGATTTTACTGTGACTATTTGTTTTAAGTTGACTTCAGTTTCACTGCCAGTCATGTcaaatcaagaaatcacttaaacGGAACCTGACTGACAACATTAAGATCTGAAAAAGCAACACGTTATGCGGCAGTGTAGAGCAATTCAAGATTAGATGAGAAACAAACTTGCagaaagatttagaaaaagttgatggaaaaattgaaacttcacaaaaacattttatcactttCTTAAGGTGGTTTTTGGATTTTccgacaaaaaacaaaatttgcgCAAAAGGGGAGACGTAAGCACATTTCAAAAAGGGACTTGCGTACCTAGATGATGTTAGACTATCATATTTATTGTTCTCCCttaaatatgtttgattttaaatctgACAACAAACTAAGAACAACTGAACAAGGTAATGGGGGGCTGTACAGCTTGAATAAAGCGAAATATCCCCAGGCCCCAAACCTACAGCTCTTTTTcccttttgctgtttttctcatgTGCTCTTAGCCCAGTGAATCTGTTCTGCTCCAGAAGTCTCTTCGTCTCACCGCATGATGAAGTCAGCCTGGTTGATGTCCCGTCCACACTTGCTGTGCCTGAGGATACCGCCGTTGCCCACCACAGCACACTTCTTCAGGGGCTTCAGAGGGGTGGTCTGGAGGAAACAAGAAATGGTTTTGTTAGCAGGCAGCCTGTTGCGCAGATTCATTTTCTCTAAGAGGTAGCCTAACATTGAGGTCTTTATACAGTTGATCATGTGTCCTGGTGCTAAAATTCCCTCAGAAGCCCTAGAGTGCTGAAGGACGAATCGTCGAAGAGATATGAAGGGGAGAGATTTCCGAAAACAAGCCGAGGTCATGCTACCTATGAATCCAAAGCTGTCTCTGATATAACCTCCTAGAACCATATGATGTGTGGAAAGAAATCATCTAATTATCAGGCGCAGACGAGAGGCACCATGTCTCTAAATTAATCTACCGATgtaaaaaactttataaataaatgtacactttaaataaaaccccTTTTTCctaaatatgttaaatgttaCACTACTCTAGTAACATAATCAGACCTCTGCTGGCTttgagaataataaaaaagcagatCCAAAATATCTCTGGAGAAAATAAGAATTAGACGCTCTCCTAAATGaccttaaaatatttgaaaaaggcAAAAGAATCAAGCAAAGACATAAAACGCATTCGGCACCACTTTTCCACATATATACATAACCACAAAGCAACTGACATCATAACGGTGAGCAGTTGGACAAATGTCTTCAAGCACTTCATTGGGAAAGAATCATATTAGTTGAAATTTATGCTGACTTTTATGGCAGCTTAACTGAGACAGGATCGCCGGTTAAGCCCAGAATGTTTACACCAgcagaaaagtttattttaaagtctgacAGGACAGCTGGTTTGACGGGTTAGTTTCTGAAatcactgggaaaaaaaagaaaaaaaagaggaaacattgTAAAAGCAGGGTCAGTGAGAAACCGCCAGACCGCGCACTGAGTAAAAAGCTTGTGGGATTTCTTAAGATCGCGGACGGGTCAACAGGCAACTAAGTCTTTATGTCATTGCTACAACACTGAAGTAGCATGAGCATAGCTTTTACAACAGCGTGGCACGTGTGACATATACATATGGCATCTCATTTTTGTTCCCTACTTGTGATCAATATCTACAGTATATAGGTTAtagatcatttgttttttttcttcatttttcacaaCTGTCTTGCCATTTCATGCTTAgttataaaaatgagaaaaccaacaacaacaaaactgtttagAAGATGCCAAAAAAGGCTGAACAAAGTAAATTATAggattaatttaataaactatATAAATAGAGATCATTATACCAAGGACTGTGAGAATCTATGTCTGTTTTTTCTAAGATGTGGGTCTTTTAGTAATGTCTGCAGGAGGAGATAAGCATGCCAAAGTGGAACGAGAGAGGACACTGAAACTGCGCTTAAGACTTCACATGCAGAAAGATAGGACATTGCATGGTATAGAAAAcacagataaatgtgttttagcaGCTGGGTTTGTTGTTTGTCCCTCCCCTAATTAGCAGCTGCTAATCTAACatctaatattttaacacacaaTATTAATTATCATAGTTGTGAATTATTACCTTGTCATTATGGAAGCTTCACATAGCTTACATAATGATAAGCTatgaaaatgacacaaagaaaaaaaacataccggATGGAGAAAAGACCATGCTTCTGCAGCTTTTACTGCAAGTTCAAGGAAATGATGATGACAGATGGTGGTAATAACTCCCTTCCTCCTTCTCTGAGAAAACTTGCATGAGAACACATACGCAGGATGTACGGTTCAGCATTGGGACTCTGACTTGCGTCTCTGAAACCAGTTTGAAGGAACTGAATCGACATCTTTGCTGGTGGCTCTCATTTGCATCCGCGCAGATGAAATATTCACAATGCAGATCGCAGCTAAGATTCCAGCATCTCACAACTGGAAAATTGAAGCACGCTGATAAGGTTCTAATGTTCACAAGCACTTCAATGAGtacaacagaagaaaagatCATAGGAttctgccttgcagcaagataAGCCTTTTGTATACAAGCTCTGTTTGGACCATCTTACTAACCTGTAATTACATGGTTGTCTGTGTTCAGACCCACAATCACAGCAATGATAGTTTACTGTATTTAAAAGAGAGTGTGAGACTCACATGAATCATTTGCCTCACATAACTACCAGTTCTCTCTCTGAAAAACACACTGCGGGTCATGCAGGTTCACACAGAAAGTGCAGTACCTGGGCTAAAAATAGAGCTTCAATAACCTCTGTTTATTGCAGAGGTTTCTTCGGTTCCACTGGAgttgaaaccaaagaaagatGATCACCTTTCATTAAGCATGTACACACTTTCGAGCTCGAGACTGCATATGCTAGATATGAAATGACTATTTCATTAGATCATAGAGGCATGGTGGGTAACATGGTCTCTGAGATTAAACCTAATCTCAGAGAATttgtatttaatctttttatttttttaaacaaatctccCAATAATTTTGGCTGGTGAATTTGGACTCAAATCTCCAaataagttcatttatttccttctgCAGCAGGTCGGGTTGTTTTGATAGCTTTTTCATTCTAAAATATATGAAGGGTGATTTTGGAATTTGTCTAGGTTATCTCCATTTGATATGAAAAACTAATTACATCAAttatggcattaaaaaaaaaaaacaaaacaattatttgaagGGGCAAATGTGAATGCTTTTTGCATCACTGTACATTGTATTAGACTTATGTAGAAATTAAAGACAATTCTTTTTACCAAGATGATAACTCTCAAACCAGCccctaaatcaaatcaaatcaaaatttatttgaatagcatatttcagcagcaaccaattcaaagtgctttacatcatatcaaacacaaaaacacaaagtcatcaaaTGGGGGGGTTCTTGATTTtccatccataaaaggtttgctggttacactcctactgtgttgtGTGGAACGAAATGcctattggtatttttattcccactcacgcaGTTTTGaacgatgtaaacagcctttcaagAAGAAACCAGTCTTTAAGGAAAAGGGAATGGAATAATTTTAGAGAAGCAATTGTAGCTGCAAATTCATCTGAATAATATTAAGAGACATTTAATGAATGTTCAATGGATCACTTGGAGTccatcaaactgtttttacagATTACAAAAACGTCCCATAGAGGTTTTGCAGTACTTCTAGTTGTGGCTGTCTCAGCAAGTTCTCCCAATGGTTAGACTGCATCATGTTCATAATGCTGCAACAAGAAGACAAGGGCCCCTAGTATAGAgggaaatgtaattttgaatACTAGAGGCAACGccaatgaaggaaaaataacaatTCTAAACTCTTTAAAAGGTGTTACACAGAGGACATTCTTGATGAATGTGTCACAATCTGTGTTTATCTGCGTATTTATTTCGAGTTTCTGTCTCCGAGTCTCTTTGTTGTCCTgattattcccaggtgtgtctcattccctgattacctcctgtgtatttaatgtcacctgtgtctcagtcgggtccttgtctaagCAGTCGTTTGTGTCTCGTTTCCGTCCAGCTGTCCATTCGTAAACCCTGTTGCTACCAGTGCTGAGCCTTTGCCTTCCGCTCTGCTGTgctgtgctgccaggattttgaattgtgtttttgtcatcattaaatcatcatcattttcaCTTCAACCTGGGTTTGCTGCAGTTTCCTCACCACCTCCTCGCACCACTTCATGACATAATGTCTACCAGCAAGAGATCACTCAAGGGTTCAAATCTCTAATAGTTGATTGGCTCAAACAAAGTCAAGAAAATAATATTCGTAAAAACATTACATGTGGGATTTTATTGctactttttattattcatccaAACTAAGTATAGGTGGTCTGGAACAAAAGACAGCAGAAgtcaaaattctaaaaatatttttttaaacgctACTCCATAAACTCAAAGTCTGTAAGGGGAAATATTTGTACGACTGTAGTCACATATAGGAGGTACAGATGGGTGTGAAGTAAGAAGTGGTGTGAACTGACTGGGAGGGGATTTGGTTAGCGCTCTAGCTTAGATGAAACAAAGCTAACGAGTAATGGGTAGATGAgct is a window of Gambusia affinis linkage group LG23, SWU_Gaff_1.0, whole genome shotgun sequence DNA encoding:
- the st8sia1 gene encoding alpha-N-acetylneuraminide alpha-2,8-sialyltransferase, with protein sequence MLVRCCRVKLSVWAALCVLVIGWFYVFPVYRLPSDKEIVEEVLGLGEAWKKNQTGIDLYRNLLTECCNPRWMFAVTKENAPIGKVLWYDGEYYYSHTVNDETYSVFVQTTPLKPLKKCAVVGNGGILRHSKCGRDINQADFIMRCNLPPLTKEYLEDVGNKTHLVTANPSIIEKRFQGLLWSRKAFLDYLKAYGSSFVYMPAFSMKPGTDPSLRAYYAVTDSSSNLTMLFANPDFLRNVGKFWKARGVHAKRLSTGLFLVSLALGMCDEVTVYGFWPFSIALDGQPISHHYYDNILPGKWFHAMPEEFVQLWHLHKSGTLRVKVGSCQPQNEGN